The Pseudarthrobacter sulfonivorans genome includes a window with the following:
- a CDS encoding GmrSD restriction endonuclease domain-containing protein translates to MAELKSMPIRTLLAHVHSGQIRIPAFQRAFVWDSERIAHFMDSIYKGYPYGSMLFWTTQQQLDADRQIGPYALPEPEGTNPVTYVLDGQQRVTSLFMTFQTELTRPAGDEYPDVYFDLTAEASAQQSQFLALAESEVDPQAHFPLKALFDSAAYRRATDPFSSDEDKLNLLDDLHSRFKEAMIPVQAIETEDRATVAIVFERINRLGVELSPLELLSAWTWSEDFDLRQKFLDLEDELELFAFGDAVTGGDLVLRACAAVLKGDPTVEALMSADGDEIRAAYDRVVNGIKGAVEFLSKQLNVETVKTLPYPLMLVPLAVFFAVDSGQLPRHTSAQTAQLKKWFWRACFSERYSGQTIRAAKADIIEMAALRDDGSADIAKFSVSVSDDFFLTSNFRMNSARTATFVNMLASQNPRSFLSGNKVDLKAVLQAYNKSEFHHIFPKAHLEDLDVSAYEINSFANFCFLSRDDNNKIRRKAPDVYRQLMPDDEEILGEILTSAFLEDEDFASDFDTFRKARASRLATYARSLCGLPEPKQDS, encoded by the coding sequence GTGGCCGAACTTAAGAGCATGCCCATCAGAACGCTTCTCGCTCACGTGCACAGCGGACAGATTAGAATTCCAGCGTTTCAGCGTGCATTTGTGTGGGATTCAGAACGAATTGCTCATTTTATGGATTCAATTTACAAAGGATATCCCTATGGTTCAATGCTTTTCTGGACGACCCAACAGCAGTTGGACGCCGATCGGCAAATTGGACCATATGCCCTGCCCGAGCCGGAGGGCACTAATCCTGTTACATATGTCCTCGATGGACAACAGCGTGTCACATCATTATTTATGACCTTTCAAACCGAACTCACCAGGCCTGCAGGCGACGAATATCCAGATGTTTATTTTGACCTCACGGCCGAGGCTAGTGCGCAGCAATCACAATTCCTCGCACTCGCTGAAAGCGAAGTCGATCCACAAGCTCATTTTCCACTAAAGGCACTTTTTGATTCGGCAGCATACCGGCGGGCAACGGACCCTTTCAGCTCCGATGAGGACAAGCTCAATCTGCTTGATGACCTACACAGCCGCTTCAAAGAGGCAATGATTCCCGTTCAAGCGATCGAGACGGAGGATAGGGCGACTGTCGCCATCGTGTTCGAACGAATAAACCGACTCGGAGTCGAGCTGAGCCCCCTGGAGCTACTGTCGGCATGGACGTGGAGTGAAGACTTCGACCTTCGTCAGAAATTCTTGGACCTGGAGGATGAACTAGAACTGTTCGCCTTCGGCGATGCAGTTACCGGCGGGGATCTAGTACTGCGCGCATGCGCTGCCGTCTTGAAGGGCGACCCGACGGTGGAGGCACTGATGAGTGCCGATGGCGACGAAATACGGGCGGCCTACGACCGTGTGGTCAACGGGATAAAGGGAGCAGTTGAGTTCCTAAGTAAGCAGCTCAACGTCGAGACTGTGAAGACCCTTCCCTACCCGTTGATGCTTGTTCCTCTTGCAGTTTTCTTTGCGGTTGACTCGGGACAGCTACCCCGCCACACTTCGGCCCAGACTGCGCAATTGAAGAAGTGGTTCTGGAGGGCTTGTTTTTCTGAACGCTATAGCGGACAAACAATTCGAGCAGCCAAAGCCGATATTATCGAAATGGCAGCACTACGCGACGACGGTTCTGCCGACATTGCTAAATTCTCGGTTTCAGTGTCTGACGACTTTTTTCTCACCAGTAATTTCAGGATGAATTCTGCGAGAACGGCAACCTTTGTGAATATGCTCGCTAGTCAAAACCCCCGCAGCTTCTTGTCGGGCAACAAGGTAGACCTCAAAGCCGTTCTGCAGGCCTACAACAAAAGCGAATTTCACCACATTTTCCCTAAGGCGCACCTGGAGGACCTTGATGTTAGTGCATACGAAATAAACAGCTTTGCGAACTTCTGTTTCCTGTCGCGCGACGACAACAACAAGATTCGTCGCAAGGCGCCTGACGTATACAGGCAGCTCATGCCGGACGACGAAGAGATTCTGGGAGAAATTCTGACCTCGGCATTTCTTGAGGACGAGGATTTTGCGTCTGACTTCGACACGTTCCGCAAGGCTCGAGCGTCCCGACTGGCAACCTACGCACGCTCCCTCTGTGGTCTCCCCGAGCCGAAACAGGATTCCTGA
- a CDS encoding rolling circle replication-associated protein, translating into MSTSAVNRSLGRLIAADAGWFFSLYLDAGEGGGGFRSSYKPNRAFVAKGSAADPQRAAAEAGRRARSKLRRYCAANRLNRLGTLTYAESCHDPQELRSHLGAFFRDLRAGLGGAPLPYAWVPEWHKTDHGLHAHFAVGRYIKQRLIKEAWGRGHVHIKLLGDLPVGSGALFEARTAAGYLSKYVSKTFTDPGSQVLGLHRYDVAQGFQPIKLALSGHSPGDVLAQASDYLNGPPVTQWSSASVEDWAGAPAIWAQWGA; encoded by the coding sequence ATGTCCACGTCTGCTGTCAACAGGTCACTTGGGCGGCTCATCGCTGCCGATGCCGGCTGGTTTTTCTCGCTCTATCTGGACGCCGGCGAGGGCGGCGGCGGGTTCCGCTCGTCGTACAAGCCCAACCGTGCGTTTGTCGCCAAAGGCTCGGCCGCCGATCCTCAACGCGCTGCTGCCGAAGCCGGGAGGCGCGCGAGGTCCAAGCTGCGCCGCTACTGTGCCGCGAACAGGCTGAACCGTCTCGGAACGCTGACCTATGCCGAGTCCTGCCATGACCCGCAGGAACTACGCTCCCATCTCGGCGCTTTTTTCCGGGATCTCAGGGCGGGCTTAGGCGGTGCCCCATTGCCGTATGCCTGGGTTCCGGAGTGGCACAAAACGGACCACGGACTGCACGCTCACTTCGCGGTCGGACGTTACATCAAGCAGCGTCTCATCAAAGAGGCTTGGGGCCGCGGGCACGTCCATATCAAGCTGCTGGGTGACTTACCTGTCGGGTCGGGGGCGTTGTTCGAGGCACGCACGGCAGCCGGGTATCTGTCAAAGTACGTCTCGAAGACTTTCACGGACCCAGGGTCCCAAGTATTGGGGCTTCACCGCTACGACGTCGCTCAGGGCTTCCAGCCGATCAAGCTCGCGCTCAGCGGTCACTCCCCCGGTGATGTTCTGGCGCAGGCCTCCGACTACTTGAACGGGCCTCCGGTGACCCAGTGGTCGTCCGCTTCCGTGGAGGACTGGGCTGGTGCTCCCGCAATCTGGGCGCAGTGGGGTGCATGA
- a CDS encoding recombinase family protein produces MKQPRSAAIYARISSDQSGEALGVTRQLEDCHKLAADHGWTVGEEYVDNDISAYKGKPRPQYQRMLDDLAGGYRDAVIVYNMDRLTRQPMELEQFTRLCEQAGVTQVKSVTADIDLGNDDGLFMARILAAIASKESGRKSQRLQRKARQTAEQGLPNGGHHRPFGYEQDRMTVNEAEAEILRQAVARFLAGESSRSICVWLNSEGVQTTAGGPWQTMTLNTLLKSARIAGLREHKGVVVADAQWSGIITPEQRQQILGHFETKKRTNTRAPRRYVLSGLLRCGKCGNKLFSAVRVNTRRYVCLSGPDHGGCGGITVVAPPLEEFLAAAVLMRLDTTEMSDALTGRRAADQRQSSLLTELEADRSQMKELSELWADKVISSAEWKAARGPIEARIKATERQMAMASNSTALDGLVGTGGQLKDTWKTLNLDRQAAIIKAVLDYATILPGTPGARSLDPARIQPVWQL; encoded by the coding sequence ATGAAGCAACCCCGCTCCGCCGCGATCTACGCCCGCATCTCCTCTGATCAATCTGGCGAGGCGTTGGGCGTGACACGCCAGCTGGAAGACTGCCACAAGCTCGCCGCCGATCACGGCTGGACGGTGGGCGAGGAGTACGTCGACAACGACATCAGCGCCTACAAGGGGAAGCCTAGACCCCAGTACCAGCGGATGCTTGACGATTTGGCCGGAGGCTACCGCGACGCAGTAATTGTTTACAACATGGATAGGCTGACCCGGCAGCCGATGGAGTTGGAACAGTTCACCCGATTGTGCGAGCAGGCCGGGGTGACGCAGGTGAAGTCGGTAACGGCCGACATTGATCTCGGTAACGATGACGGGCTGTTTATGGCCCGCATTTTGGCAGCCATCGCATCCAAGGAGTCCGGGCGGAAGTCGCAGCGTCTTCAGCGCAAGGCCCGGCAGACGGCCGAGCAGGGACTACCTAACGGGGGCCACCACCGCCCCTTTGGATACGAGCAGGACCGCATGACTGTAAACGAGGCCGAGGCTGAGATTTTGCGTCAGGCCGTGGCCCGATTCCTGGCCGGGGAATCCTCGCGGTCCATCTGTGTCTGGCTCAATAGCGAAGGCGTGCAGACCACGGCGGGCGGCCCCTGGCAGACCATGACCCTAAACACCCTCCTGAAATCAGCCCGCATCGCAGGGCTGCGCGAGCACAAAGGCGTTGTGGTGGCGGATGCTCAATGGTCCGGGATCATCACACCGGAGCAGCGGCAGCAGATACTTGGCCACTTCGAAACCAAGAAACGGACCAATACCCGCGCGCCGAGGCGGTACGTGCTGTCCGGCCTTTTGCGGTGCGGCAAATGCGGAAACAAGCTGTTCTCCGCCGTCCGAGTGAACACCCGCCGATACGTCTGCCTTTCCGGGCCAGACCATGGCGGCTGCGGAGGCATCACGGTCGTGGCCCCTCCGCTGGAAGAGTTTCTCGCCGCTGCGGTGCTCATGCGACTGGACACCACGGAGATGTCGGATGCTCTCACAGGGCGCCGGGCGGCGGATCAGCGGCAAAGCAGCCTGCTGACGGAGTTGGAGGCAGACCGGAGCCAGATGAAAGAACTGTCCGAACTGTGGGCAGACAAGGTAATTTCGTCCGCGGAGTGGAAAGCGGCCCGCGGCCCCATTGAGGCAAGGATAAAGGCCACGGAGCGACAGATGGCAATGGCGTCGAACTCTACAGCCCTGGACGGACTCGTGGGCACCGGCGGGCAATTGAAGGACACCTGGAAGACGCTGAACCTGGACAGGCAGGCTGCGATCATCAAGGCGGTCCTGGACTACGCGACCATTCTGCCGGGGACACCGGGAGCGCGATCGCTGGACCCGGCACGGATTCAGCCCGTTTGGCAGCTATGA
- a CDS encoding putative protein N(5)-glutamine methyltransferase has translation MSATEFHVESLLGIAERLRSAGCVFAEEEARLLLAAVSGPAEIAAAVEQRVAGYPLEHILGWAEFCGLRIELDAGVFVPRRRTGLLVNEAAALLSADPKREHREGSEPVVVVDLCCGSGAVGAAIAFRIPGLELHAADIDPAAVACARRNIGRVGGEVHQGDLFEALPPAVRGRISVMVVNAPYVPTGAIDSMPHEAREHEPLWSLDGGTDGLEFHRRVAAEASEWLRPGGHLIIETSERQAGGTSSILAHAGFAVRTVRSEELDGTVVVGRARP, from the coding sequence ATGTCAGCCACTGAATTTCATGTTGAGTCCCTTTTGGGGATCGCTGAGCGGCTGCGCTCGGCCGGGTGCGTCTTTGCGGAGGAGGAAGCCCGGCTTCTCCTCGCGGCGGTGTCCGGCCCGGCCGAAATCGCTGCGGCGGTGGAGCAGCGCGTTGCCGGGTACCCGCTGGAGCACATCCTGGGCTGGGCCGAGTTCTGCGGACTCCGGATTGAGCTCGATGCTGGGGTTTTTGTTCCGCGCCGCCGCACTGGGCTCTTGGTGAATGAGGCCGCAGCCCTGCTCTCGGCGGACCCGAAGCGGGAGCACCGGGAGGGTTCGGAGCCCGTCGTTGTTGTGGACCTGTGTTGCGGGTCCGGTGCGGTGGGGGCCGCCATCGCCTTCCGGATTCCGGGGCTGGAGCTCCATGCGGCGGACATTGACCCGGCTGCGGTGGCCTGCGCCCGCCGGAACATTGGCCGTGTGGGTGGTGAGGTCCACCAGGGCGACCTGTTTGAGGCGCTGCCGCCCGCCGTCAGAGGGCGGATCAGTGTAATGGTTGTCAACGCCCCCTATGTCCCCACCGGTGCTATCGATTCCATGCCGCACGAGGCACGCGAGCACGAACCGTTGTGGTCGCTCGACGGCGGCACTGACGGACTCGAGTTCCACCGCCGCGTCGCTGCGGAGGCCAGCGAATGGCTGCGGCCGGGCGGGCATCTCATCATCGAAACCAGCGAGCGGCAGGCCGGAGGGACGTCGTCGATCCTGGCGCATGCGGGCTTCGCGGTGAGGACGGTCCGCTCGGAAGAACTGGACGGCACCGTTGTAGTCGGACGCGCCCGGCCTTAG